A window of Bradyrhizobium sp. AZCC 1610 contains these coding sequences:
- a CDS encoding branched-chain amino acid ABC transporter permease produces the protein MQFGFLLQQVVNGLVLGGYYLLIALGLSLIFSVGGIVNLAHGAFYALGAYISVEITKYLGFGSAVVLSPIAVALLGILFERFILRRFYDADPILSLLVTFALAMVTEQAIRITWGAPPISAAIPQGLRGSVFLGDFLFSRYRLLILAVVAAVLIGVWLLLHKTSFGRVVRAGIQRPDMVAALGIRLQPYMTAIVMLGVGMAALGGAFFAPITIVHPAMGAEIITVAFVVVVIGGLGSFWGVVIAALLVGVVRGITIHFAPAAGEASIYVLMFLVLLVRPRGLLGERIEKFE, from the coding sequence ATGCAGTTCGGATTTCTGCTGCAGCAGGTGGTGAATGGCCTGGTGCTCGGGGGCTATTACCTCCTGATTGCGCTTGGTCTCTCGCTGATCTTCAGCGTCGGCGGCATCGTCAATCTCGCCCACGGCGCGTTCTATGCGCTCGGCGCCTACATCTCTGTCGAGATCACAAAATATCTCGGCTTCGGCTCGGCAGTGGTGCTGTCGCCGATCGCCGTCGCGCTGCTTGGTATTCTCTTCGAACGCTTCATCCTGCGCCGGTTCTACGACGCCGATCCGATCCTGAGCCTGTTGGTGACGTTCGCCCTCGCCATGGTCACCGAACAGGCGATCCGGATCACCTGGGGCGCGCCGCCGATCTCGGCTGCAATCCCGCAAGGCCTTCGCGGCTCGGTCTTTCTCGGCGACTTTCTGTTCTCGCGCTATCGCCTCTTGATCCTCGCCGTCGTCGCCGCGGTCCTCATCGGCGTCTGGTTGCTGCTGCACAAGACCTCGTTCGGCCGCGTCGTGCGCGCCGGCATCCAGCGACCGGACATGGTGGCCGCACTCGGCATCCGCCTGCAGCCCTACATGACCGCGATCGTCATGCTCGGCGTCGGCATGGCCGCGCTCGGCGGCGCGTTCTTTGCGCCGATCACGATCGTGCATCCCGCCATGGGCGCCGAGATCATCACGGTCGCCTTTGTCGTGGTCGTCATCGGCGGCCTCGGCAGTTTCTGGGGCGTGGTCATCGCAGCGCTTCTGGTCGGTGTCGTCAGAGGCATCACCATCCATTTCGCGCCAGCGGCCGGCGAAGCCTCGATCTACGTGCTGATGTTCCTGGTGCTGCTGGTGCGGCCACGCGGGCTCTTGGGCGAACGTATCGAGAAGTTCGAATGA
- a CDS encoding branched-chain amino acid ABC transporter ATP-binding protein/permease — protein MTSTAEKYRLLLLAVLAVVALPFGLYLLGLSLNTGTMVVALAIAAMGLNLCIGYTGLVSFGHGAWFGIGAYAAGLIQRNWFGGDILLPLLLAAVVVAIISTFVGFVILRRRGVYFSLLTLALSALAYTIAFRWTAVTGGEDGLGGLKRGSIGPLSLDNALNYYIVVSVLCLGVLYLLLRLVRSPFGHVLMAIRENQQRATSQGYPVERYKLGVFVISAVVTGFAGGLIGFQNYLVSAEAVSVPFSGELLAIVVIGGMRSMLGPAIGALFFILFRELFSIWTPNWLLWFGLVFVAFVLYSPGGLVGIWATLVKRWWPPPEEAAAMSKRKIYEGLPLPAFLLPKGLDGTVLDVRGVSKAFGGIRAVANASLQVGAGEIHALIGPNGAGKTTLFNLVSGLYSTDSGTIKLNGREIQGVPSEAICHQGLARSFQITNLFKGLSIYENLRLSLQAQNAGRFNLWRDIDHYREIHAETAELIKFLGLEGIETIEGGELSYGGQRLVDLGIALGSKPQVLLLDEPLAGLAAAERERVSNLVKNIAANIPVLIVEHDIDRVLGFSRTVTVMNQGEVLMTGTPEAVRADRRVQEIYTGTGVPEVEHASSERIGASTAPVLRFKRVNTFYGKSHILHDATLDVREGEIVALLGRNGAGKSTLLKTLAGLVPLSSGRIEYVGADISRLPAPDIARAGIGYVPQGRGLFAGMTVRENLSLGRLARNTDGSNGVVWDEAQILEYFPRLRERMDVAADYLSGGEQQMVAVARAMSGNVKLLLLDEPFEGLAPTVILDLFKVFDKLRQHISIVIVEHNLDLVLALADRVFALERGAVFHQGPARPLLTDLEYRKKILWL, from the coding sequence ATGACAAGCACCGCCGAAAAATATCGCCTGCTACTGCTGGCTGTGCTCGCCGTCGTCGCGCTGCCGTTCGGCCTCTATCTGCTCGGGCTGTCGCTCAACACCGGCACCATGGTGGTGGCGCTCGCCATTGCCGCGATGGGACTCAATCTCTGCATCGGGTATACGGGCCTCGTCTCGTTCGGCCACGGCGCGTGGTTCGGTATCGGCGCCTATGCGGCCGGGCTGATCCAGCGCAACTGGTTTGGCGGCGACATCTTGCTGCCGCTGCTGCTGGCGGCCGTTGTCGTCGCAATCATCTCCACCTTCGTCGGCTTCGTCATCCTGCGCCGGCGCGGCGTCTATTTCTCGTTGTTGACGCTGGCGCTGTCGGCGCTGGCCTACACGATCGCCTTCCGCTGGACCGCCGTGACCGGCGGCGAGGACGGCCTCGGCGGGTTGAAACGGGGCAGCATCGGGCCGCTCAGCCTCGACAATGCGCTGAACTACTACATCGTCGTCTCGGTGCTCTGCCTCGGCGTGCTCTATCTGCTGCTGCGGCTGGTGCGTTCGCCGTTCGGCCATGTGCTGATGGCGATCCGCGAGAACCAGCAGCGCGCCACGTCTCAGGGCTATCCGGTCGAGCGCTACAAGCTCGGGGTCTTCGTGATCTCGGCCGTGGTCACCGGCTTTGCCGGCGGGCTGATCGGCTTCCAGAACTACCTCGTCTCCGCCGAAGCGGTCTCGGTGCCGTTCTCCGGCGAACTGCTCGCGATCGTCGTGATCGGCGGCATGCGCAGCATGCTGGGGCCGGCGATCGGCGCGCTGTTCTTCATCCTGTTCCGCGAACTGTTTTCGATCTGGACACCGAACTGGCTGCTGTGGTTCGGCCTCGTCTTCGTCGCCTTCGTGCTGTATTCGCCGGGCGGCCTCGTCGGCATCTGGGCGACACTGGTAAAGCGCTGGTGGCCGCCGCCGGAAGAAGCGGCTGCGATGAGCAAGCGCAAAATCTACGAAGGCCTGCCGCTGCCGGCCTTCCTGCTGCCGAAAGGGCTCGACGGCACCGTGCTGGACGTGCGCGGCGTCTCAAAAGCCTTCGGCGGCATCCGCGCCGTCGCCAATGCGAGCCTGCAAGTTGGCGCCGGCGAAATCCATGCCTTGATCGGGCCGAACGGCGCGGGAAAAACCACGCTGTTCAATCTGGTCTCCGGGCTGTACTCGACCGACAGCGGCACCATCAAGCTGAACGGCCGAGAGATCCAGGGCGTGCCGTCGGAGGCGATCTGCCACCAGGGGCTGGCCCGCTCGTTCCAGATCACCAATTTGTTCAAGGGGCTGTCGATCTACGAAAACCTGCGGCTGTCGCTGCAGGCGCAGAACGCCGGGCGCTTCAACCTCTGGCGCGACATCGACCATTACAGGGAGATCCACGCCGAGACCGCGGAGCTGATCAAGTTCCTCGGCCTCGAAGGCATCGAGACCATCGAGGGCGGCGAACTGTCCTATGGCGGGCAGCGGCTGGTCGATCTCGGCATCGCGCTCGGCTCCAAGCCGCAGGTGCTGCTGCTGGACGAGCCGCTGGCGGGCCTTGCCGCCGCCGAGCGCGAGCGCGTGTCGAACCTCGTCAAAAACATCGCCGCCAACATTCCGGTCCTGATCGTCGAGCATGACATCGATCGCGTGCTCGGCTTCTCCCGCACCGTCACGGTGATGAACCAGGGCGAAGTGCTGATGACGGGCACGCCCGAGGCCGTGCGCGCCGACCGCAGGGTGCAGGAGATCTATACCGGCACCGGCGTACCCGAGGTCGAGCACGCCAGCAGCGAACGCATCGGCGCGAGCACTGCGCCTGTTCTGCGCTTCAAGCGCGTCAACACTTTCTACGGCAAGAGTCACATCCTGCACGACGCCACGCTCGACGTGCGCGAGGGCGAGATCGTCGCCCTGCTCGGCCGCAACGGCGCGGGAAAGTCGACGCTGTTGAAGACGCTCGCGGGTCTCGTGCCGCTGTCGTCGGGCAGAATCGAATATGTCGGCGCCGATATTTCCCGCCTGCCCGCGCCCGACATTGCGCGCGCCGGCATCGGCTATGTGCCGCAGGGCCGCGGCCTGTTCGCGGGCATGACGGTCAGGGAAAATCTCTCGCTCGGGCGGCTGGCGCGCAACACCGACGGCAGCAACGGCGTGGTGTGGGACGAAGCCCAGATCCTCGAATACTTTCCGCGCCTGCGCGAGCGCATGGACGTCGCTGCCGATTATCTCTCCGGCGGCGAACAGCAGATGGTGGCGGTGGCGCGGGCGATGTCGGGCAACGTCAAACTCTTGCTGCTCGACGAACCCTTTGAGGGACTGGCGCCGACGGTGATCCTCGACCTGTTCAAGGTGTTCGACAAACTCCGGCAGCACATCTCCATCGTGATCGTCGAACATAATCTCGATCTGGTGCTGGCGCTGGCCGACCGCGTCTTCGCGCTGGAGCGCGGCGCGGTGTTTCATCAGGGGCCGGCGCGACCGCTGCTGACCGATCTGGAATACCGCAAGAAGATTTTGTGGCTGTGA
- a CDS encoding Crp/Fnr family transcriptional regulator — translation MAVSSPDLKAFLLTTPFFGGLSDASLDLLASMLVERRFDAGATIVAEGEPGRSMFIVHSGQLAVSKLGDLGRTIRITNLEPGDFFGEMTLIEMQNRSATVVAESPTVLYELTARNLYTYYKADIHAYVIVMQNINRELCRRLRRADSRIAELTIQVDR, via the coding sequence ATGGCTGTCAGCTCGCCCGATCTGAAGGCATTCTTGCTCACCACACCCTTCTTCGGTGGCCTCTCAGACGCAAGCCTCGATCTCCTGGCTTCAATGCTGGTCGAGCGCCGTTTCGACGCCGGCGCCACGATTGTCGCGGAAGGAGAACCGGGGCGCTCGATGTTCATCGTTCACTCGGGCCAGCTCGCGGTGAGCAAGCTCGGCGATCTGGGGCGCACAATTCGGATAACGAACCTCGAGCCCGGCGATTTCTTCGGCGAAATGACGCTCATCGAAATGCAGAACCGGTCAGCCACCGTCGTCGCGGAGAGCCCAACGGTACTGTACGAGCTCACGGCCCGAAACCTCTACACATACTACAAGGCCGACATCCACGCCTATGTGATAGTGATGCAGAATATCAACCGCGAACTTTGCCGGCGACTCCGCCGCGCCGACAGTCGCATTGCCGAGCTGACCATTCAGGTGGATCGATGA
- the hemC gene encoding hydroxymethylbilane synthase, translated as MKIGTRKSAMALAQTEGIARLLRAADSALDVEIVRFETRGDQDQTSKLLRHGGKGGAFVAEIREAMRGGQLQAAMHSLKDVPGNEETPGLIIAATLPRDAANDALVLRPGLSLDVFRASKGKGFKIGTNAVRRAAYLRRLFPEAAVIHFRGAADTRVAKLDRGDKQRLPDGGEVGPADALVMARSGLERIGMASRIVHDFSVREMLPAVGQGIVAVECVENDWLTRGRLAKIEDAASRLCAEAEREVLWVLNGHCNSPIAGHATLASSEMTLTAAVLDETGDRFIEVSRHGAADRPRELGRAVGLELLDNGAAEIIARTRPAEDSLLS; from the coding sequence TTGAAGATCGGCACGCGCAAGAGCGCGATGGCGCTGGCGCAGACGGAAGGGATCGCGCGGCTGTTGCGGGCGGCCGATTCCGCGCTCGACGTCGAGATCGTCAGGTTCGAAACCCGCGGCGACCAGGACCAGACCAGCAAACTGCTGCGCCATGGCGGCAAGGGCGGCGCCTTTGTCGCCGAAATACGCGAAGCCATGCGCGGCGGGCAATTGCAGGCGGCGATGCATTCGCTGAAGGACGTTCCCGGCAATGAGGAGACGCCCGGCCTGATCATCGCCGCGACGCTGCCGCGCGACGCCGCCAACGACGCACTGGTGCTGCGTCCGGGCCTTTCGCTCGATGTATTTCGCGCGTCGAAAGGCAAGGGCTTCAAGATCGGCACCAATGCAGTGCGCCGCGCCGCCTATCTGCGCCGGCTGTTTCCGGAAGCGGCCGTGATCCATTTCCGCGGCGCGGCCGATACGCGAGTGGCAAAACTCGATCGCGGCGACAAGCAGCGGCTTCCCGACGGCGGCGAGGTGGGGCCTGCGGATGCACTGGTGATGGCGCGGTCGGGGCTCGAGCGGATCGGCATGGCTTCACGTATCGTCCATGACTTTTCGGTTCGCGAAATGCTGCCAGCAGTGGGGCAGGGCATCGTCGCGGTCGAATGCGTCGAGAACGATTGGCTGACGCGCGGGCGGTTGGCGAAGATCGAGGACGCCGCCTCGCGCCTCTGCGCCGAGGCCGAGCGCGAGGTGCTGTGGGTGTTGAACGGCCATTGCAACTCGCCGATCGCCGGCCACGCCACGCTTGCGAGCAGCGAGATGACGCTGACCGCAGCGGTGCTCGATGAAACCGGCGACCGCTTCATCGAGGTGTCGCGGCACGGCGCCGCGGACCGGCCCCGCGAACTCGGCCGCGCCGTCGGCCTGGAGTTGTTGGACAACGGCGCAGCCGAGATTATCGCGCGCACACGGCCTGCGGAAGATTCGCTGCTTTCGTGA
- a CDS encoding multidrug effflux MFS transporter, whose translation MSDTSADALAASGHRPMGFPEFVIAIASIMALNPLAMDMMLPALPDIASAFHITSANRPQMVLSIFLVGFGVGQFVMGPLSDRFGRRPILLGGMAVYCIASLLAIAAPSFETLLLARALQGLCTSATRVIATSIVRDCYAGRRMASVMSLAMMVFIAVPVIAPAFGQAVLMLTQWRGIFIVLMLYGVVALVWSALRMPETLPVAKRRSLAIGAVFDAFRQTVTNRQTLGYALAAGGVLGSLFAFVFISQQVFTGIYQLGHYFPVAFAGVAVGTAIAGFVNSRLVGRLGMRVLSHSALIGFVVIAATMLVAAKMQMLPLPLFMVLSVSMMFAFGLMIANFTALAMEPQGHIAGTAASLYGSITTLLAIGIGATIGQDYDGTLVPFATGFLLCTLAALAVVLVVEKGQLFQPHGIKV comes from the coding sequence TTGTCCGACACCAGTGCCGATGCCTTGGCCGCTTCAGGCCACCGCCCGATGGGCTTCCCCGAATTCGTCATCGCGATCGCCTCGATCATGGCGCTGAATCCGCTTGCGATGGACATGATGCTGCCGGCGCTGCCGGACATCGCGTCCGCCTTCCACATCACGTCAGCCAACCGGCCGCAGATGGTGCTGTCGATCTTTCTGGTCGGCTTCGGCGTCGGCCAGTTCGTGATGGGCCCGCTGTCCGACCGGTTCGGGCGGCGCCCGATCCTGCTCGGCGGCATGGCCGTCTATTGTATCGCCAGCCTGCTTGCGATCGCAGCCCCCTCCTTCGAGACGCTGCTGCTGGCGCGCGCGCTGCAGGGCCTCTGCACCTCGGCCACCCGTGTGATCGCGACCTCCATCGTCCGCGACTGCTACGCCGGCCGGCGCATGGCGAGCGTGATGTCGCTGGCGATGATGGTGTTCATTGCCGTGCCCGTCATTGCCCCGGCATTCGGCCAGGCCGTGCTGATGCTGACGCAATGGCGCGGCATCTTCATCGTGCTGATGCTGTATGGCGTGGTGGCGCTGGTCTGGAGTGCGCTGCGCATGCCGGAGACACTGCCTGTCGCCAAGCGGAGGTCGCTCGCCATCGGCGCCGTGTTCGATGCTTTCCGCCAGACCGTGACCAATCGCCAGACGCTGGGTTATGCGCTGGCGGCCGGCGGAGTATTGGGCTCGCTGTTCGCCTTCGTATTCATCTCGCAGCAGGTGTTCACCGGCATCTACCAGCTCGGACATTATTTTCCGGTTGCGTTTGCCGGTGTCGCCGTCGGAACCGCGATCGCTGGGTTCGTCAATTCCCGCCTCGTCGGCCGCCTCGGCATGCGCGTGCTCTCCCACAGCGCGCTGATCGGCTTCGTGGTCATCGCCGCAACTATGCTGGTGGCGGCAAAAATGCAGATGCTGCCCTTGCCGCTGTTCATGGTGCTCTCGGTATCGATGATGTTTGCGTTCGGCTTGATGATCGCCAATTTCACCGCGCTCGCCATGGAGCCGCAGGGCCATATCGCCGGCACCGCCGCGTCGCTGTACGGCTCGATCACCACCCTGCTTGCCATCGGCATCGGCGCCACCATCGGCCAGGATTACGACGGCACGCTGGTGCCGTTCGCGACCGGCTTCCTGCTTTGCACGCTGGCCGCGCTCGCCGTGGTGCTGGTGGTGGAGAAAGGCCAGCTGTTCCAGCCGCATGGCATAAAGGTGTGA
- a CDS encoding M20 family metallopeptidase: MDNRSNIWRGVDTIKPRFVDLADRVWAMPEVCYTEARSSAEHLAELRHQGFRITEQVAGIPTAVMGEWGDGGPVIAFLGEYDALPGLSQEAGVAEPRPLEAGGHGHGCGHNLLGSAALLAATAVKDWLADHKVPGRVRYYGCPAEEGGAAKAFMVRDGAFDDADIAITWHPSSFWEVVVTPSLANTRADFIFTGRTSHAAASPHLGRSALDAVELMNVGVNYMREHMPSAARVHYALLDTGGIAPNVVQAHARVRYSIRDRDLPGMNELVERVHKIAQGAALMTETKVEMKIISAVSNLLPNTPLEAALHGVMEELGPPHFDDTDKDFAQQIRSTLTEKDIATVYHSIGMEPTDRPLADFIVPLDAKRNPQIGSTDVGDVSWVVPTVQVHAPTVAIGTPFHTWQVVAQGKSPHAHKAMVQAAKAMAALGVRALTEPDLIAAAKADLKKRTARTPYVSPLPDSVAPPLDMSLI; this comes from the coding sequence ATGGATAACCGCAGTAACATCTGGCGTGGCGTCGACACTATCAAGCCGCGCTTTGTCGACTTGGCCGACCGGGTCTGGGCGATGCCCGAGGTCTGCTACACCGAAGCGCGCTCTTCCGCCGAACATCTGGCCGAGCTGCGCCATCAGGGTTTCCGCATCACCGAGCAGGTCGCCGGCATTCCCACCGCCGTGATGGGGGAATGGGGCGACGGCGGGCCGGTGATCGCCTTCCTTGGCGAATACGACGCGCTGCCCGGCCTCAGCCAGGAAGCCGGCGTGGCGGAGCCACGGCCGCTGGAGGCCGGCGGCCATGGCCATGGTTGCGGCCACAATCTGCTCGGTTCGGCCGCGCTCCTGGCAGCCACGGCCGTGAAGGACTGGCTCGCCGACCACAAGGTGCCGGGGCGCGTACGCTATTACGGCTGCCCTGCGGAAGAAGGCGGCGCGGCGAAGGCGTTCATGGTGCGCGACGGCGCCTTCGACGACGCCGACATCGCGATCACCTGGCACCCGTCGAGCTTCTGGGAAGTCGTGGTGACGCCCTCGCTCGCCAACACGCGCGCCGACTTCATCTTCACCGGGCGCACCTCGCATGCTGCCGCCTCGCCGCATCTCGGCCGCAGCGCGCTCGATGCGGTCGAGCTGATGAATGTCGGCGTGAACTACATGCGCGAGCACATGCCGAGCGCCGCCCGCGTCCATTATGCCCTGCTCGACACCGGCGGCATCGCCCCCAACGTGGTGCAGGCCCACGCCCGCGTCCGCTATTCGATCCGCGACCGCGACCTGCCCGGCATGAACGAACTGGTGGAGCGGGTCCACAAGATCGCGCAGGGCGCGGCGCTGATGACCGAAACCAAGGTGGAGATGAAGATCATTTCCGCCGTCTCCAATCTGTTGCCGAACACCCCGCTTGAAGCAGCGCTTCACGGCGTCATGGAAGAACTCGGTCCGCCGCATTTCGATGACACAGACAAGGATTTCGCGCAGCAGATCCGCTCCACGCTGACGGAGAAGGATATCGCAACCGTCTATCACTCGATCGGCATGGAGCCGACCGACCGGCCGCTGGCCGATTTCATCGTCCCGCTGGATGCCAAACGTAACCCGCAAATCGGCTCGACCGACGTCGGCGACGTGAGCTGGGTCGTGCCGACCGTTCAGGTCCACGCCCCGACCGTTGCCATCGGCACCCCGTTCCACACCTGGCAGGTGGTGGCGCAGGGCAAGAGCCCGCACGCCCACAAGGCCATGGTGCAGGCCGCCAAGGCCATGGCGGCACTCGGCGTCAGGGCGCTGACGGAACCGGACCTGATCGCCGCCGCCAAGGCCGACCTGAAAAAGCGCACCGCCCGCACCCCCTATGTCAGCCCGCTGCCGGACAGCGTCGCGCCCCCGCTGGACATGTCGCTGATCTGA
- a CDS encoding peptide ABC transporter substrate-binding protein, producing MLDTELRTMIDEVKDGRMDRRGFVQRMLAFGLTAPMATQILAIGGVAMAQSPTPYKPTKRGGGGPLKLLWWQGPTLLNPHFATGTKDQDGSRLFYEPLASWDSAGNLNPILAAEIPSIQNGGLTADGKSVTWKLKPGVKWHDGKPFTADDVVFNWEYARDPATSALTIGVYQDITVEKVDDLTVRILFKNPTPFWADAFVAVVGCILPKHLFADYKGAKSREAPNNLKPVGTGPYKFVEFKPGDLVRGEINPDYHMPNRPYFDTIEIKGGGDAVSAARAVIQTGEYDYAWNMQVEDDVLLRLEKGGKGKTVYSTGGDIEFIALNFTDPNTEIDGERSSIKTKHPLLSNPAVRKALALLVDRDAIQKHIYGRAGRTTASFLNGPEQFVSRNTKWEFSIEKATQLLEEAGWKVGADGIREKDGKKLKLLYQTAINGPRQKTQAIVKQACQKAGIDVELKSVVASVFFSSDVANPDTYSKFYADIEMFQIPMTQPDPAQHMRRFHSRFVATKENKWQGRNFPRWVNKEFDAAIDAAEAEVDPVKRAAFYIKANDVMWQDTVVIPVMHRLKVGAATNSLRPVLSGWTNDTDNIQDWYRET from the coding sequence ATGCTGGACACCGAACTGCGAACCATGATCGACGAGGTGAAGGACGGGCGCATGGATCGCCGCGGCTTCGTTCAGCGCATGCTTGCCTTCGGTCTCACCGCGCCCATGGCCACGCAGATACTCGCCATCGGCGGTGTGGCAATGGCGCAGAGTCCCACTCCTTACAAGCCGACCAAGCGCGGCGGCGGCGGCCCGCTTAAACTGCTGTGGTGGCAGGGACCGACCCTGCTCAATCCGCATTTTGCCACCGGCACCAAGGACCAGGACGGCTCGCGCCTGTTCTATGAGCCGCTGGCGAGCTGGGATTCCGCCGGCAACCTCAACCCAATTCTGGCGGCGGAAATTCCGTCGATTCAGAACGGCGGTCTCACTGCCGACGGCAAGTCGGTGACCTGGAAGCTCAAGCCAGGCGTCAAATGGCATGACGGCAAGCCGTTCACCGCCGACGACGTCGTGTTCAACTGGGAATACGCCCGCGATCCCGCCACCTCGGCGCTAACCATCGGCGTTTACCAGGACATCACCGTCGAAAAGGTTGATGATCTCACCGTCCGCATCCTGTTCAAGAACCCCACCCCGTTCTGGGCCGATGCCTTTGTCGCGGTGGTCGGCTGCATCCTGCCCAAGCATCTGTTTGCAGATTACAAAGGCGCCAAATCCCGCGAGGCTCCGAACAATCTCAAGCCCGTCGGCACCGGTCCTTACAAGTTCGTCGAGTTCAAGCCGGGCGACCTCGTGCGCGGGGAAATCAATCCTGACTACCACATGCCGAACCGCCCCTACTTCGATACGATCGAGATCAAGGGCGGCGGAGACGCCGTCTCGGCGGCGCGCGCGGTGATTCAGACCGGCGAATATGACTATGCCTGGAACATGCAGGTGGAAGACGATGTCCTGCTGCGCCTGGAGAAGGGCGGCAAGGGTAAGACCGTCTACTCGACGGGCGGCGATATCGAGTTCATTGCGCTGAACTTCACGGATCCCAACACCGAGATCGACGGCGAACGTTCCTCAATCAAGACCAAGCATCCCCTGCTCTCCAATCCGGCCGTTCGCAAGGCGCTGGCGCTCCTCGTCGACCGCGATGCCATTCAAAAGCACATCTACGGTCGCGCCGGACGTACCACCGCCAGCTTCCTCAACGGTCCGGAACAGTTCGTCTCCAGGAACACGAAATGGGAGTTCTCAATCGAGAAGGCGACCCAACTGCTGGAGGAGGCCGGATGGAAAGTCGGGGCCGACGGCATCCGGGAGAAGGACGGCAAAAAACTGAAACTGCTGTACCAGACCGCGATCAACGGCCCACGCCAGAAGACCCAGGCGATCGTCAAACAGGCCTGCCAGAAGGCCGGCATCGACGTCGAATTGAAATCGGTCGTGGCCTCGGTCTTTTTCTCCTCGGATGTCGCCAATCCAGACACGTATTCCAAATTCTATGCCGACATCGAAATGTTCCAGATTCCGATGACCCAGCCCGACCCGGCCCAGCATATGCGGCGCTTTCATTCGCGCTTCGTGGCCACCAAGGAAAACAAGTGGCAGGGCAGGAATTTCCCGCGCTGGGTCAACAAAGAGTTTGACGCTGCGATCGACGCGGCCGAGGCTGAAGTCGATCCGGTCAAGCGGGCCGCGTTCTACATCAAGGCCAACGACGTCATGTGGCAGGACACGGTGGTCATCCCGGTGATGCACCGCCTGAAGGTCGGCGCCGCAACCAACTCGCTGCGCCCGGTGCTCAGCGGCTGGACCAACGACACCGACAATATCCAGGACTGGTACCGAGAGACCTGA
- a CDS encoding ABC transporter permease, with product MRQYILRRLLIAVPSLLGISLVLFIVLALAPGDPFSELATNPNVPPEVAAALRTKFGLDDPVYLRYLHWLAAMLQGDWGFSFVSRMNVDTLILQRLPATLYVIGSAQLLALTIAIPVGVYAATRPYSIFDQIANTLAFIGFSLPTFFTGLLFILIFSITLDWLPFVYTTDIKATGFRWMIEQVRQAIMPVMVLALFQAASMTRFVRSAMLDVIRLDYVTTARAKGLGQTRVIVKHAMRNAMIPVVTLVALQMPAVFGGAIVTEQIFRIPGIGSLLISSILSNDTPVVMAVTFVFACLVVLFNLIADVLYGWLDPRISLR from the coding sequence ATGCGTCAGTATATCCTGCGTCGCCTCCTGATCGCGGTTCCGAGCCTGCTCGGCATTTCGCTTGTGCTGTTCATCGTGCTGGCGCTGGCGCCCGGCGATCCCTTCAGCGAGCTCGCGACCAATCCCAACGTGCCGCCCGAAGTAGCGGCGGCGCTTCGGACCAAGTTCGGCCTCGACGATCCGGTCTACCTCCGCTACCTGCACTGGCTCGCGGCCATGCTGCAGGGCGACTGGGGATTTTCCTTCGTCAGCCGGATGAACGTCGACACGCTCATCCTGCAGCGCCTGCCGGCGACGCTCTATGTGATCGGCTCGGCGCAACTGCTCGCGCTCACGATCGCGATACCGGTCGGGGTCTATGCCGCGACGAGGCCCTACTCGATCTTCGACCAGATCGCCAACACGCTCGCCTTTATCGGCTTTTCGCTGCCGACTTTCTTCACCGGCCTTTTGTTCATCCTGATCTTCTCGATCACGCTGGACTGGTTGCCTTTCGTCTACACCACCGACATCAAGGCGACCGGCTTCCGCTGGATGATCGAACAGGTTCGGCAGGCCATCATGCCGGTGATGGTGCTCGCCCTGTTTCAGGCGGCCTCCATGACACGCTTCGTGCGCTCGGCCATGCTGGACGTAATCCGCCTCGACTACGTCACCACCGCCCGCGCCAAGGGCCTCGGGCAGACAAGAGTGATCGTCAAGCACGCGATGCGCAACGCCATGATCCCGGTCGTCACCCTGGTCGCGCTGCAGATGCCCGCCGTGTTCGGCGGCGCCATCGTCACCGAGCAGATCTTTCGCATTCCGGGCATCGGCTCGCTCTTGATCTCCTCCATCCTCTCCAACGACACGCCGGTCGTGATGGCCGTGACGTTCGTCTTCGCCTGTCTTGTCGTGCTCTTCAACCTGATCGCGGATGTCCTTTATGGCTGGCTTGACCCTCGCATCTCCCTCCGCTGA